The Flexivirga aerilata sequence CGCATCCGGGCACACAGGCGGCCCGCCGACGTCGCGGCGAGCCGTCAATCGATCGTGTATGCCGAATCAGACTTCCATGATAGCTGTTGGTAGCCCGTCAGTGGCGCGTGGCACGCCCTGAACGCCGATGTGAGCCGCGAACCCACCCTCCGCCGACTCCCCACACCTGACCTGGTCCGGAAATCGGCTCACGCAACGCTCAGCGCACCCGTCCGGTGCCGGTCCACTTGTCCATCTTCTGCGCACTTGTCCACGGTTGGCCGACTTGTCCGCTGGGTGCGGACTTGTCCACGGTTGGCCGACTTGTCCGCTGGGTGCGGACTTGTCCACGTTTGGCGGACTTGTCACGTGCTACAGCACGTGACAAGTCCACCCACTACGTGACAAGTCGACGTCAACGTGACAAGTGCGGGTCCGACGTGACAAGTCCGCCCGCAACGTGACAAGTCCGCGCCGGTATGGCGGCTACTTGCGCAGCATGTAGACCGTGGCGTTGGTGGTCGTCACGCAGGTGACGATCTGGCCGGCGGTGCAGGTGACGTCGTAGCTCTGGTGCGTCTCGGGCGAGGTCGCCGAGAACGACGCGTTGCCGTCGGCGTCCTTGGCCGACTGGTAGCGGGACGCGACGACGCCGGCGAAGGCGCAGGTGGTGCGCGGGCCGGTGCCGTAGTCGGCGCCGCCCGGGCACGGACTCGCCGACGCGGGCAGGTCGGTGGCGTAGCTGGTGCTGGGGGACGCCGAGCTCGACTCCGACGACGGCGACGAGGATGCGGAGGACTCCGACGAGGACGACGGCTGTGACTCGGACTGTGTCGGCGACTGCTCGGTCGGCGAGTGGGTCTGGGTCTTGGTCACCGTCTGGGTCGGCAGCGGGGAGTTGGCCTGCGAGCTGCCGTTGTTGTTCGACCGGGTCAGCGCGATCGCGGCGACCACGCCGACGACCAGCAGCGAGGCCACGATGACCAGCACCGGCGCCCACGCATTGCCGCGCCGCCGCTGCTCCTGCTCCTGCCCGTAGTAGGGGCCGCCGCCCTGCTCGTAGCCGTAGTAGTCCTCGTCCGGGCGCGGCGGCTGCACGTAACTGTGCTGGTCGCCATACCCCTGCCCGCCCGCACCGTATGACGGGGGCTGCGCCGCCTGGGTGCGGTCGTCATAGGGGTCGGTGCCGGCCCGGTCGTCGTAGGGCGCCTCGCCCCACGCCGTGGCGTCCGGATCGCGCTGCTCGGGCCGTCGGGCGTTCCGGTCGGTGAAGAAATGGTCGAACTCGTCCCGGCCCCCGCGCGGGTCTTTCCCGTCCTGACCAGGCTGGTCATGACTCACGTGTCTACTGCTTCCTGCCGGTGCCGGTGTGCAAAAACGCCTTCACTGTAAGCGCATCACGCGGTGCCCGGCCAAATGTTCGCGGTCGTCCTCAGCGACTTCTCATCGACTTCTCATCCGTAGGTGTCGCGCGGTCCGCGGCCACCGTGCGCCTTGCGCGGACCCTTCGCCCAACTCGGCGCGTTGGGTCCGACGACCCGCAGTTCCTGCACCACGTCGGGTCCGACGGCCTGTTCCATCTTGCCGAGGAGCGTCGAGCTGAGCAGCCGCAGCTGGGTGGCCCACGCGGTGGATTCGGCGCGCACGGTCAGCACCCCGTCGGTGAAGGTCACCGGCCGGGCGTGGGCCGCGACGTCGGGCCCGACGATCTCCTCCCACCGGCCCATGACCGAGCCGGCCGCGACGTCGACCTGCCAGCCGCGGTCGACCAGCAGCTTGTCGAGTTGGTCGCCGAGCACTCCGGGGTCGCGGCCGTCGTCGCGGGCGCGTCCGGTGCCGAGGTCGCCGGCCTTGCGGGCCCGGCGCCGCACGGGCGCGCCGGGCCGAAAACCCTTGTCCCGTGCGCTCAGTCGGGCGCGGCGCAGCGCATCGCGTGCCGCGTCGAGCGCGTCGGTGCCGTCGTTCTCCGAGGCATCGTCCGCAAGATTCCCCGGCGTGTCCGGCTCCTGCCCGTTCCGGCCGTCCTCAGTCGTCATCGGCCTTCACCTGCCCGAGAGTGACGGTGAAGGTGCGGCCGGTCAGCGAGTCGGGCACGTCGTCGCCGACCGCTGCGGTGATCAGCACCTGTTCGCAGTCGGCGACCATCAGCGCGAGGCGGCGCCGGCGGCCGGCGTCGAGCTCGGCGAAGACGTCGTCCAGCACCAGCACCGGGTCGGTGCCGAGGTCGTGCCGCAAGAGTTGGAAGGCCGCGATCCGCAGGCCGAGCGCGAAGGACCACGACTCGCCGTGACTGGCATACCCCTTGGCCGGCAACGAGCCGAGCTGCAGCACGACGTCGTCGCGGTGCGGGCCGACCAGCGTCTGGCCGCGCTCGACCTCGGCGCGGTGCTGCTGCTCGAACGTCTTGGCAAATCCCGCCTCGAGCTCGCCGACGTCCGGCACCTCCCCGGCGGCGAGCTGGTCGGCCAGTTCGTCATACATCGAGCTCTTGTATGACGTCCGCGCGTCCGACTGGCCGGCGCTGACCTCGTCATACGCCAGCTGGAGGTAGGGCTGCAGGTCGCGCAACAGCCGCAACCGGGCGTAGACGAGGTTGGCACCCACCTTCGCCAGATGGCTGTCCCAGACCGGCAGGGTCGCGAGCGCGGCCTGCCGATCCGCAGCGGTACGAGCGGTTTTCAGCAACGCGTTGCGTTGCTTCAGGATCTTGTCGTAGTCGGCGCGCGCCCCCGCCCAGCGCGGTTGCCGGGCGACGAGCAGATCGTCGAGGAACCGGCGGCGTTCGCTCGGGTCGCCCTTGACCAGGGCAAGGTCCTCCGGCGCGAAGAGCACGGTGCGCAGCTTGCCGAGCAGGTCGCGCGGGCGGGTGAGCGGCGACCGGCCGAGGCGCGCCCGGTTGGCGCGGCCGGGGTTGATCTCGAGCTCCAGCTGCTGCTCGCGGCCGTCGCGCAGGACCGCGGCCCGCACGATCGCCTGCCCTGCGCCGGCGCGCACCAGCGGCGCGTCCTGCGCGACCCGGTGCGAGGAGAGGCTCGCCAGGTAGCCGAGCGCCTCGACGATGTTGGTCTTGCCCTGCCCGTTCAGGCCGACGAACGTCGTGACGCCGCTCGTGAGTTCGAGGTCGGCCGACTCGTAGGACCGGAAGTCCTGCAAGGTCAGGTGACGCACGAACACGTCCGCAAGTCTAGGAGCCGTTTCGCCGGGGGCCGCCCGCACGCGGCATACAGCAAACGTCCAGCAGACGTTCGGCGGCGGTGCCTAGCGTGCGGCGGGTGAGCCTGACGGGGGACGCGTTCTACTACGCCTTGATCGCGGGCACGGTGCTGATGGCCGTGCTGTCGCTGCTGCTGTGGGGCCGGGTGCGGGGCCCGGGAGTGGTGCGCGTCGCCCAGCGACTGGTGCTGCTGGTGCTCTGTCAGGTGTGTGCGATCGCGGTCGCCGGCACGTGGGTCAACAACCACTACGGCCTCTATGCCTCGTGGTCGGACCTGCTCGGCACCAACTCCTCGTCGCACCTGGTGATGTCCGGACCGCCCCCGCAGACCGCCGACTTCACCCGTTACGAGGGCGGCACGGTCAGCACCTTCTTCCGCGGTCCGCACTCACGGCTGGCCGGTCAGGTGATCGTCTGGACGCCGCCGCAGTATGCCGAAAAGGCCTACCGCCACACGAATTTCCCGGTCATCGAGTTGCTGCACGGTGACCCGGGCGAGCCGCAGGACTGGATCACCCGGGGCGGCATGCCGGGCCGCCTGGCGCAGTTCATGGCCGACGGGAGGATAAAACCCGCGCTTGTGGTGATGCCGCAGATCTATCCCGGCGGCGTCGAGACCGACTGCTCGGACACCTCGCAGTCGAAGGTCGCGACCTGGATGGCGCAGGACGTCCCGGCACTGCTCGACCGGCACTTCCGGGTCGAGCACACGCCGCGGGCGTGGGCGCTGGTCGGCATCTCCACCGGCGGCCTGTGCGCGATCAAGCTGCCCATGCAATATCCGAAGGTGTTCGGGATCGGGGCCGGCATGGACGCCGACCCGTTCGCCGGGGACCCGTCGGTGCTGACCGACACCGCCGAGCGGGTGCGCAACGCGCCGCTGGAGCTGGCCACGAAGCGTCCGCCGGTGCAGCTCTACGCGGCGACTAGCGCACAGGACACGTGGAGTCCGCCGTCCAACATCGCGGCGCTCGCCGCGGCGGTGCGGCCGCCCACCGTGCTCGCCCCGGCATACATCGAGCGCGACGGTGGGCACAACTGGCAGACCTGGGCCCGCATGGAACCGGCGTTGTTCAGCTGGCTGGACGGGGTGCTCGCCCCACCGGCGCAGTGAGTCGCGCGAGGTGCACGATCAGGTCGGCCCGCAGCGTCACCCGCGCGGGCAGGACAGCGCGGACCTGTTCGAGGACCTCGGCCCGATCACGTTGGGGCAGTTGCAGATAGGCCGAGATCGTGCCGAGGTGTCCGATGAAATCGTCGCGGCTCAGCGGCACCGCTCGCGCGATCGTCTCCTGCCGTATGTCGGTGAACCCGCTCACCGTCAGCAGCTCGCTGCCGGGCCACTGCATCGCACTGTCGGCCGCGGTGCCGTCCGGCGCGGGGATGTGGTGGTCGCCGCCGAGGTAGGGGCGGGTGATGTCCGCAACCGTGGCGTCGAGGTCGGGGTCGGCGAGATCCATCGGTCCACCGAAGGACGCGAAAACTCCTCTGCTGCCAAGCAATCGGGAAATTCTGCTCCACCGGGTCGCCGGATCGGTCCAGTGCAACGCCGCGGCGGCGAAAACCAGATCGAAGCCGCCGGCCGGGTCCAGGTCGTCGGGTTGGTCCAGCTGTTCGAGCGTGCCCTGCCGGACCGTGACGGTGTCCGGCACGTGCCGACGCAGCTCGGTCAGCATGGCGGCGTCGGGATCCGTTGCGGTGACAGCGATTCCGCGGGCGGCGAAGGCGCGGGTGGCCTTGCCGGTGCCCGCCCCGATCTCCAGCGCGGTGCGCACCGGTTGTCCGGCGTAGTCGAGCACCAGGTCGACCAGCTCATCCGGATAGCCCGGCCGAAACCGCTCGTATGCCGCGGCGACCGCGCCGAAACTGGTGGCCCGGCTCGTCATACGCTCACCGGCTGTCGTGGGGGTGGGTCATCCGGCGATGGATGCGTCCCCGGATCATCCGCATGCCGCACCAGGTGAGGGCGATCACGACCGGCACGCAACAGGCGAGCACCCAGGCCTTGTTCAGCCCGTGCTCCTCGGCGAACGGCGCGAGGACATAGGAGAGCAGCGCGATCGCGTAGTAGCTGATCGCGATGACCGACAGGCCCTCGACCGTCGTCTGCAGTTGCAGCTGCATCTCGCCGCGTTCGTCGAGCGATCGCAGCAGCTCCTGGTTCTGGGCGGTGCGGGAGACGTCGACGCGGGTGCGCAGCAGGTCGCCGGCGCGGCTCGCGCGGCTCAGCATCCGGTCCAGCCGCGCCTCGCCGGCGAAGGCGGTCCGGATCGAGGGTTCGTAGCGCCGGGCGAGGAAGTCGCGCAGCGTCTGCCGGCCGCGGAAGCGCTCGTCGCCGAGGGCGTCCAGCCTGCTCTCGACGATGGCGGCATACGCCTGGGTGGCACCGAGGCGGAAGTCGTTCTGCATCGCGAGGGCTTCCAATTCGCCGGTGAGAGTGAGCAATTCGTGCAGCACCTCCTCGGCGTTGCGCTCCTCGGAGTCGACGTGCTCGACGAGGGTGCGCAGTTTCGGGTCGAGCTGGTTGAGCCGCGAGGTCAGCTCCCGGGAGCTGAGGAAGCCGATCATCGCCAGCGCCCGGTAGGTCTCGAGGTCGAGCAGCCGCTGGACGGTGTAACCGGTGCGGCCGGGGCCGGTCTCGGGGGAGACGAAGACGACGAAACGGGTGTACCCGTACTCGTCGCGGCGGAAGTCGCCGGCAATGACCGCGCCGCCGTCGAGCACCCGCATGACGATGGTGCGACGCGGATCGAGCCACTGCTCGAGTTGCGCGACGAGCTGCGCGTCGTCGGCCGGCATAGGCAGCACCTCGATGACGACCGCGGCGATGCGCCGGGCGTTGCCTGACGCCTCCCATTCGGGCGGGAAGAGCGCGGCCGGGTCGGCCGAGAACGGCGCGGACCGGTTGTTGCGCAGCAGCGCGGTGTACCCGGCGTACTCGGTGTGGTTCTCCCAGTCGATGGTGTAGCCGCGCCGCTCGAACTCGAAGCTGCGCCGGTCCGGCACCGGCTCGCCGGCGAGCTCCGACAGCATCCGCCGGTCCTCGGCACGGTCGCGCGCGACGGAGTCGCCGGGGTCCTTCAGGGCCAGGTGCACCACCCGCGCCGGCGCGCTGAAGCGCGGCGCCGCCCGGGCGTGGAGCTCATCGAGCAGTGGCCGCCGCAGCGGGTGTTCGACCTCGGTAGTCACGGCGAAACCCTAGCGACGATCACGTCCCCCGGCGGCTCAAGCCGCCGACCCGATCACCACACATCGAGCGGCCCACAACGGCATCGAGAGGTACACGAAAGCGGGCCGCTCTCGTGTGCCTCTCGATGCGGGAGTGTGCCTCTCGGTGAGGGGCGGCGCGGAGACGACCTGCGAGGAGTCGGAGCAGAAGGCGTGGTGATGACAACCAACGGTGGGCGGCGCGAGGAATGCCACAGAGGACCGCTGCGACGACGACCAGGTCACGCAGGGACTCGAGCGAACGTAGTGAGCCGGGTCCCTGCGTGACCTGCGAGGAGTCGGAGCAGAAGGCTCCGTGGCGATGACAACCAACGGTGGGCGGCGCCGATGGAGGACGAAGTCCGATCTCGGCCCCGCCCACCGTTGCGAGGAATGCCACAGAAGATTCAGCTCAGTGGTCGGTGACGATGCCCTTCTCGCCCTTCTTGGTGACCGCGTGGCCGCCGAACTCGTTGCGCATGGCGGCGACGGCCTTCATCGCGGGGGAGTCGGTGCCCTGGCGGGAGAAGAAGCGCTGGTAGAGCGAGCCGGAGATGACCGGCATCGGGACGCCGTACTCGACGCCCTCCTGCACCGTCCAGCGGCCCTCGCCGGAGTCGTTGACGAAGCCTTCGATGCCGCTGAGGTTGCCGTCCTTGGCGAGCGCGGCCGCGGTGAGCTCCTGCAGCCAGGACCGCACCACGGTGCCGCGGGTCCAGGCCTTGAACGCGGCGGGGACGTCCTTGACGATCTCCTTGGCCTCGAGGAGCTCGTAGCCCTCGGCATACGCCTGCATCATCCCGTACTCGATGCCGTTGTGGACCATCTTGACGTAGTGACCGGCGCCGACGTCGCCGGCGTGCACGAAGCTCTCGTCGCGCGGGCCCTCGGGGCGGAGCGCGTCGAAGACCGGCATCAGGCGCTCGACGTTCTCGGGCGAGCCGCCGACCATGAGCGCGTAGCCGTTCTCCTTGCCCCAGACGCCGCCGGAGACGCCGCAGTCGACGAAGCCGATGCCCTTCTCGGCGAGCTCCTTCTCGTGCTTGGCGTCGTCGGTGAACTTGCTGTTGCCGCCGTCGATCACCAGGTCGCCCTTGTCGAGCAGGCCGCCGAGTTCGTCGATCACCGACTGGGTGACCTTGCCGGCCGGCACCATCACCCACACGTTGCGGGGGGCCTCGAGCTTGCCGACGAGCTCCTTGAGGTCCTTGACGTCGGAAATCTCCGGGTTGGTGTCATAGCCGATCACGTCGATGCCCGCGGCCTTCAGGCGGTCACGCATGTTGCCGCCCATCTTGCCCAGGCCGATCAATCCGAGTTGCATGCCGCGCCTTTCCTTGATGCCCAAAAGTTCGTCGCCCTGACGCTACTCGCGCTGCCCGGACCTGCGCTGCCCGGGCCGGGCAAATCATTCGGTCGCCGGCTCCTGCTCCGGTATGCCGGGCCGGCGGCGCCTGCGGTAGCGGTCGAACAGCAACGCCGCGAGCAGGCTGCCGGGCCCGTGCAGCAGCAGGCTCAGCACGACGGTCGCCACGGTCAGCTGCAGCGCGACCGACGCCTCCTCGCCGGACATCCCGTTGAACGCGAGCAGCCCGAAGACGATCGTGGCGATGCCCCGCGGCCCGAGCAGCCCGGCGAGCACGCGCTCGGGCAGCGTGACGTCGGTGCGCCACAGCGCGATGAGCACCGGCACGACCCGGACCACGGTGAGCATCAGCAGCGCGAAGAGCACGCTGCGCCATTCCAGGAGGGCGAAGCCCACCACGACCGCCACCCCGCCGAGCACGAACCACAGGAAGTTACCGGCCGTGGTGGCCACGTCCTCCAGCAACTGCGCCCGGTGATGGGTGGCGTCCGGGCCGCGGGCGAGGCGGAACGCGATGCCGCAGACGAAGGCGGCCACGAAGCCGTTGCCGTGGATCAGCACGGTGGCGGTGTAGGCGAGGATCGGCACCGCGACGATGCCGATGCGCTCGGCCCGATCGGTGGTCAGGCCGCGGGCGTCGGCGCCGCGCAGCAGGTAACCGGCGAGCACGCCGATGACGATCCCGCCGAGCACCGCCTTCACCGACGCGGGTATGGCGTCACCGAGCGCGGCCCCGGCCGACTCCTCGCTCCCGCCGGTGGCGATCCACGCCATCCCGAAGGCGAAGATCGGCGCGACGATGCCGTCGTTGTAGCCGCTCTCCAGGTTGAGGATGCCGCGCAGCCGGTGTGGCACCCGCTCGTCGCGCATCATGTCGGTCGCGGGCGCCATGTCCGTCGGGCTGACCGCGCAGACGATGACCAGCACGGCGGCCAGTTGCAGGTCCGGGAAGAGCCCGACCCCGACGACGACGCCGGCGAGGATGGTGAGCGGCAGGCCGATCA is a genomic window containing:
- a CDS encoding class I SAM-dependent methyltransferase, translating into MTSRATSFGAVAAAYERFRPGYPDELVDLVLDYAGQPVRTALEIGAGTGKATRAFAARGIAVTATDPDAAMLTELRRHVPDTVTVRQGTLEQLDQPDDLDPAGGFDLVFAAAALHWTDPATRWSRISRLLGSRGVFASFGGPMDLADPDLDATVADITRPYLGGDHHIPAPDGTAADSAMQWPGSELLTVSGFTDIRQETIARAVPLSRDDFIGHLGTISAYLQLPQRDRAEVLEQVRAVLPARVTLRADLIVHLARLTAPVGRAPRPAS
- a CDS encoding alpha/beta hydrolase-fold protein → MSLTGDAFYYALIAGTVLMAVLSLLLWGRVRGPGVVRVAQRLVLLVLCQVCAIAVAGTWVNNHYGLYASWSDLLGTNSSSHLVMSGPPPQTADFTRYEGGTVSTFFRGPHSRLAGQVIVWTPPQYAEKAYRHTNFPVIELLHGDPGEPQDWITRGGMPGRLAQFMADGRIKPALVVMPQIYPGGVETDCSDTSQSKVATWMAQDVPALLDRHFRVEHTPRAWALVGISTGGLCAIKLPMQYPKVFGIGAGMDADPFAGDPSVLTDTAERVRNAPLELATKRPPVQLYAATSAQDTWSPPSNIAALAAAVRPPTVLAPAYIERDGGHNWQTWARMEPALFSWLDGVLAPPAQ
- the recF gene encoding DNA replication/repair protein RecF (All proteins in this family for which functions are known are DNA-binding proteins that assist the filamentation of RecA onto DNA for the initiation of recombination or recombinational repair.) produces the protein MFVRHLTLQDFRSYESADLELTSGVTTFVGLNGQGKTNIVEALGYLASLSSHRVAQDAPLVRAGAGQAIVRAAVLRDGREQQLELEINPGRANRARLGRSPLTRPRDLLGKLRTVLFAPEDLALVKGDPSERRRFLDDLLVARQPRWAGARADYDKILKQRNALLKTARTAADRQAALATLPVWDSHLAKVGANLVYARLRLLRDLQPYLQLAYDEVSAGQSDARTSYKSSMYDELADQLAAGEVPDVGELEAGFAKTFEQQHRAEVERGQTLVGPHRDDVVLQLGSLPAKGYASHGESWSFALGLRIAAFQLLRHDLGTDPVLVLDDVFAELDAGRRRRLALMVADCEQVLITAAVGDDVPDSLTGRTFTVTLGQVKADDD
- a CDS encoding DUF3422 family protein, translated to MTTEVEHPLRRPLLDELHARAAPRFSAPARVVHLALKDPGDSVARDRAEDRRMLSELAGEPVPDRRSFEFERRGYTIDWENHTEYAGYTALLRNNRSAPFSADPAALFPPEWEASGNARRIAAVVIEVLPMPADDAQLVAQLEQWLDPRRTIVMRVLDGGAVIAGDFRRDEYGYTRFVVFVSPETGPGRTGYTVQRLLDLETYRALAMIGFLSSRELTSRLNQLDPKLRTLVEHVDSEERNAEEVLHELLTLTGELEALAMQNDFRLGATQAYAAIVESRLDALGDERFRGRQTLRDFLARRYEPSIRTAFAGEARLDRMLSRASRAGDLLRTRVDVSRTAQNQELLRSLDERGEMQLQLQTTVEGLSVIAISYYAIALLSYVLAPFAEEHGLNKAWVLACCVPVVIALTWCGMRMIRGRIHRRMTHPHDSR
- a CDS encoding cation:proton antiporter, with product MTATLLVVASVFVLWSLIDRWLLRSWITAPVFFALAGAVALLVTPAYGLTDDLNTEIAEKAAEYVLSLVLFVDALEVRDGLLGRRSRPATRLLLIGLPLTILAGVVVGVGLFPDLQLAAVLVIVCAVSPTDMAPATDMMRDERVPHRLRGILNLESGYNDGIVAPIFAFGMAWIATGGSEESAGAALGDAIPASVKAVLGGIVIGVLAGYLLRGADARGLTTDRAERIGIVAVPILAYTATVLIHGNGFVAAFVCGIAFRLARGPDATHHRAQLLEDVATTAGNFLWFVLGGVAVVVGFALLEWRSVLFALLMLTVVRVVPVLIALWRTDVTLPERVLAGLLGPRGIATIVFGLLAFNGMSGEEASVALQLTVATVVLSLLLHGPGSLLAALLFDRYRRRRRPGIPEQEPATE
- the gnd gene encoding phosphogluconate dehydrogenase (NAD(+)-dependent, decarboxylating), with amino-acid sequence MKERRGMQLGLIGLGKMGGNMRDRLKAAGIDVIGYDTNPEISDVKDLKELVGKLEAPRNVWVMVPAGKVTQSVIDELGGLLDKGDLVIDGGNSKFTDDAKHEKELAEKGIGFVDCGVSGGVWGKENGYALMVGGSPENVERLMPVFDALRPEGPRDESFVHAGDVGAGHYVKMVHNGIEYGMMQAYAEGYELLEAKEIVKDVPAAFKAWTRGTVVRSWLQELTAAALAKDGNLSGIEGFVNDSGEGRWTVQEGVEYGVPMPVISGSLYQRFFSRQGTDSPAMKAVAAMRNEFGGHAVTKKGEKGIVTDH
- a CDS encoding DUF721 domain-containing protein, which translates into the protein MTTEDGRNGQEPDTPGNLADDASENDGTDALDAARDALRRARLSARDKGFRPGAPVRRRARKAGDLGTGRARDDGRDPGVLGDQLDKLLVDRGWQVDVAAGSVMGRWEEIVGPDVAAHARPVTFTDGVLTVRAESTAWATQLRLLSSTLLGKMEQAVGPDVVQELRVVGPNAPSWAKGPRKAHGGRGPRDTYG